A region from the Canis lupus dingo isolate Sandy chromosome 9, ASM325472v2, whole genome shotgun sequence genome encodes:
- the CBX1 gene encoding chromobox protein homolog 1 isoform X1, giving the protein MGKKQNKKKVEEVLEEEEEEYVVEKVLDRRVVKGKVEYLLKWKGFSDEDNTWEPEENLDCPDLIAEFLQSQKTAHETDKSEGGKRKADSDSEDKGEESKPKKKKEESEKPRGFARGLEPERIIGATDSSGELMFLMKCVEAPFQSTWELWNICVSMAFGNVKQCNYESMRMCPPALARANGIKSYYWY; this is encoded by the exons AtggggaagaaacaaaacaagaagaaagtggaggaggtgctagaagaggaggaagaggaatatGTGGTGGAAAAAGTTCTTGACCGTCGAGTGGTAAAGGGCAAAGTGGAGTACCTCCTAAAGTGGAAGGGGTTCTCAGA TGAGGATAACACGTGGGAGCCAGAAGAGAACCTGGATTGCCCTGATCTCATTGCCGAGTTTCTACAGTCACAGAAAACAGCACATGAGACAGATAAATCAGAGGGAGGCAAACGCAAAGCTGACTCTGATTCTGAAGATAAGGGAGAAGAGAGCAaaccaaagaagaagaaagaagag TCAGAAAAGCCACGAGGCTTTGCCCGGGGTTTGGAACCAGAGCGGATTATTGGAGCTACAGACTCCAGTGGAGAACTCATGTTCCTGATGAAATG TGTTGAAGCACCATTTCAAAGCACCTGGGAGTTGTGGAATATCTGTGTGAGCATGGCATTTGGTAATGTTAAACAGTGTAATTATGAGTCAATGAGAATGTGTCCACCTGCATTGGCTAGAGCCAATGGTATTAAATCTTATTATTGGTATTAA
- the CBX1 gene encoding chromobox protein homolog 1 isoform X2 — MGKKQNKKKVEEVLEEEEEEYVVEKVLDRRVVKGKVEYLLKWKGFSDEDNTWEPEENLDCPDLIAEFLQSQKTAHETDKSEGGKRKADSDSEDKGEESKPKKKKEESEKPRGFARGLEPERIIGATDSSGELMFLMKWKNSDEADLVPAKEANVKCPQVVISFYEERLTWHSYPSEDDDKKDDKN; from the exons AtggggaagaaacaaaacaagaagaaagtggaggaggtgctagaagaggaggaagaggaatatGTGGTGGAAAAAGTTCTTGACCGTCGAGTGGTAAAGGGCAAAGTGGAGTACCTCCTAAAGTGGAAGGGGTTCTCAGA TGAGGATAACACGTGGGAGCCAGAAGAGAACCTGGATTGCCCTGATCTCATTGCCGAGTTTCTACAGTCACAGAAAACAGCACATGAGACAGATAAATCAGAGGGAGGCAAACGCAAAGCTGACTCTGATTCTGAAGATAAGGGAGAAGAGAGCAaaccaaagaagaagaaagaagag TCAGAAAAGCCACGAGGCTTTGCCCGGGGTTTGGAACCAGAGCGGATTATTGGAGCTACAGACTCCAGTGGAGAACTCATGTTCCTGATGAAATG GAAAAATTCTGATGAGGCTGACCTAGTCCCTGCCAAGGAAGCCAATGTCAAGTGCCCACAGGTGGTCATATCCTTCTATGAGGAAAGGCTGACGTGGCATTCTTACCCCTCGGAGGATGATGACAAAAAAGATGACAAGAATTAA